GTGGCCGAGATCAACGGCAAGATCGAATTGGACCCGGCCGGGCGTTTGTCTTTGCCGGCCTTGCCTGAGGGGCTTATCCTCAAACCCCAGTTGGAATGGCTGATCCATTCGGGCCGGGAAGGGGAGCAGAAGGCCGAGATAAGCTATCTGGCGGGAGGGCTTTCATGGACCTGCGATTACGTTGCCCTGCTGTCGCAACGCGATGACAAGCTCGACCTCACGGGTTGGGTCACCTTATCGAACCAATCGGGTACGGCCTTCCGCGATGCGGGACTGAAACTGGTGGCCGGGGACATTCATCAGGTGGAGCCGCAGGCCAACAACGGTTACGCGGCGCCGCGGGCCATGATGAAAGCGGCGGCCGCGGAGGCGCCGCAGTTCGACCAGAAGGATTTCTTCGAGTACAAGGTTTATAGCCTGCAACGCCGCACCGATCTCGGCGGCGCGGAGACCAAGCAGATCGAATTGGTTTCGGCGGTGAACGCCACCGCGCGCAAGATGCTGATCTACGACGGGTTGGATCAATCCTGGCGATACTGGCTCAACAATGCCGGCTACCGGGGCCAGCAGACTTTCGGCGAGCAGGCCAACCCCAAGGTGGGCGTCTACGTGGGCTTCCGCAACGACGAGAAGTCGGGCCTCGGCATTCCCCTCCCGAAAGGAAAGATCCGCGTCTACAAGAAAGACGACGAGGGCAAAGAGCAATTCGTGGGCGAGGATCTTCTCGATCATACCCCCAAGGACGAAGAGGTCCGGCTATACCTGGGGAACGCCTTCGACGTCGTAGGGCAGCGGGCGCAGATCGATTTCAAGAACCTGGCGTTCAATCGCGGGGCGGAGGAGACCGTACAGATCAAGGTGCGCAACCATAAGAAGGAAGCGGCCGAAGTGATGATTTACGAGCACCCATGGCGCTGGAATGAATGGTCCATCCTCAAGTCCGATTCGCCCTACGAGAAAGTGGATCAGAGCACCATCCGGTTTCCCGTGAAGATCGCGCCGGACAAGGAGAAGGTCGTCACTTATACTATCCGGTACTCTTGGTAAAACAGCGGATGCCCATCGTCGTGGCCATCCTTTAGGCCGCTTCCCGCCGGGTTCCGATCGCCCGGAAGCCCTACGGAGACGGGGGTTCCCGGTCGTCGTCCATTCCGCAAAGCCCTCGGGACGGGGCGAAATGGCGCTGAATGCGCCGTTTCGCCCTTCGCCCGGAATCCATCCAAGGCTTGGCTTGCTGTCCCTCCGGAAAAGGAGTATCCTGGGAATACGCGCTCCGGATAACGAACGCCGGGAGGGGACATGCAAACGTCCGCCTTTTGCCTTTGCCTCGTTGCCGCACCTGCCCTTTGGGGTTACGGCGATATCCCAGGGGATCCCCTCTTCGGTAAATCCTGGGGCATGCAACTATATAGCCCCGCCTTCCTCGAGAACGGTTACATCCCGGATAAATACACTTGCGACGGGGAGAACATTAGCCCTCCTTTGCATATCAAAGGCGTGTCGCCGAAGGCCCTCAGCTTGGTGTTGATCGTGCAAGACCCGGATGCGCTTACGGGGGAATGGGTGCATTGGACCGTATGGAACATGAACGCGGCTACCCGCGTCATCAGCGAGAACAGCGTGCCCGACGGTTCCGTGGAAGGCGATACCGATTATGAGTTGCCGGCCTGGGCCGGGCCCTGCCCGCGCTGGGGCGTCCATCGCTACCAGTTCCGGCTATATGCCCTCGACGTGAAACTGGATCTGGGTTCGCGCGCCAACAGGGCGCAGCTCGACAAGGCCATGCAAGGGCACATACTCGATCGCGCCGATCTGGTGGGATTGTACGGGCGGGACCCGATCCGCGCGGCCAGCGATAATTGGATCGAGCGCAAGGTCAGCAACTGACGGATCCGGGGTAACCCGGGCGCTACCTGCCTTGGGCTTCCGCCCCCAGGCCTTCACATCCTCTGAGCGGTTTTCGCCGGCGCCGGTCGCCATGGTTTTTCGACCGGAAGCGGCCGCGCATCGGCCGTCGTAAATCCGTTCGGGGCCCCCAGCACGCGATCAAGGATGGCTGCCGCCGCCCCGGGTTTGCCCAAGGCGCGGGCCTTGGCCCCCAAGGCCGCCAGGCGGGCCGGATCGGAAAGCAGGGCCCGCACGCGATACTCCAGGCCGGCCCCGTCGTAGGCCTTCAAGGCGGCCCCGTTCTCGAGCAGGTAATCGGCATTGCGCTCTTCCTGCCCCGGAATCGGGTTGACCAGGATCATTGGTAGTCCCATCGCCAGGCATTCCGAGGCGGTGAGGCCGCCGGGTTTGGTGATGGCGATATCGGCCGCCTTCATCAGCCTTTCGATGGTCCGCGTGAATCCCATCGGGAAGAAGCGGCCGGGATGGGCCTGCGCCAGAACCTTGAGATCGGACAGCAGCTTTTCGTTACGTCCCGCCAGGGCCACCAATTGGAAGTCGCCGGGCAAGGCCAAAAGGCGCGCAGCGGTGGCTTCCAGCCCGCCGCCGCCCGTACCCGCTCCCACCCCCGCGCCTCCGGCCATCAAGGCCAGCACCGGCCGGGAAGGATCAAGTCCCAGCGAACGGGCGCATTCGGCTTTGTCGAGGGGGGCCATCCCAGAGGATGGGGCCGTCCTTGCAGACAGGGTGGTCCTTGAGGACGGGACCGCTCCGCCGATAGAGGCCCCGGAGGCCGGGTCCGCGAAGGCCGGCATGATGGGGATCCCCGTAACTTGGATGATACCCGGATCGACGCCTTTGTCCGCCATGCGGTAGGCTACCTCTTCCGAGGCCGCGAAGTATCCCGCCATATGTTCGTGGATCCAGAGGCGGTGCACGTCGAAATCGGTTACCGCCACCCATACGGGAAGTTTGAATACGCCCTTGCGGATTTTCCGGGAGAGCAATTGGGCCGGCAGGAAATGCGTGCAAACGACGTGATCGGGGTTCAAGTCCTTCAGCAACTTCATGAAGCGCACGGTATTCAAACGCTCCAAGGCCTTGCGCAGGGCCTCGGTCTTGGAATACTCCCGCGGCGGCTTATCGCTGCGGCCGTAGAGATAGCCCCAGATTTCGGGATGCTTCTCCACCACGTAAAGGAAGGATTCGGCGTAGACCTTGCGGAAGACCGAGGGGACCCATTCCATCAAATCGATGTGGGTGGCTTGCACGTCGGGATAGGCTTCGGCGGCCCGGGCGCGGATGGCCTCGGCGGCGCGTACGTGCCCGGCCCCGGCCGATACGCTTAAGATCAGCAAGGAACGGGATGCCATAAACTTCCTTTCAGGTGGGTACCGTCGGGGCGCCACGCTCCGCCCGATACGCGAATTCGACGTCTTCCATTTGCGGAACGTTCATCAGTTGCTTAAGCACGGCGGGCAGACCGATGCCTTCGAAGAGGAGCGCGTGCAGGCCTTCCAGGATGTGCATGCGGATGCCGAGCTGGGCCGCCTTCTCCCGCACGATGCGTACGGTGTTGACCCCCTCGGCCACTTCGCCGATTTCCGCGACGGCCTCTTCCAGGGTCTTGCCCTGCCCGAGCATCATGCCCACGCGGTAATTGCGGGACAGCGGAGAAGTGCAGGTGGTAACCAGATCGCCCACGCCCGCGAGCCCCAGGAAGGTCAGGGGATTCGAACCCATCTTGTCCGCGAAGCGGCTCATCTCGGCCAAGGCGCGGGTGATCAGCATGCCGATGGTGTTGTCGCCCATCTTGAGGGACGCCACCAGGCCGGTGGCGATGGCATAGGCGTTCTTGAGAACGCCCCCCAGCTCGACGCCGTACACGTCATTGTTGCTGTAGACCCGGAAATACGGGCCCGAAAGCACTTCCTGCGTTTTGCGGACCACCTCTTCGTAACGGCTCGCGATCACGGTGCCGCTGGGCATCTTGGCCGCGATCTCCTTGGCCAGATTAGGCCCGCTCAAGGCTCCGATTTTGAGGCAGCAGGTTTCCTCGCGAAGCACCTCGGTCATCAGCTTGAAGGAATCGGCTTCGATGCCTTTGGTGGTCGATACCAGGATTTGGCTTCCGTCCACGTAATCGCCCAAGCGGCGCGCCACCGATCGGAAATGCATGCTGGGCACCGAAACGATGATCAGCCGGGCGGCATGGGCCACTTCCGCGATATCCGCGGTAGCGGTGACGTTGACGCTCAATTTCATCCCGGGCAGGTATTTGGCGTTCTCGCGGGTGGCGTTGAAACGCTCCGCCCCCTCGGCGGTGCGGTGCCAATGCAGAACGGGATGTCCCTTGGTCCCGATCATGTCCGCCAGGGCGCTACCGAAGCTGCCCCCGCCTACGATCCCTACGGTTTCCGGGGCGCTCATGCCTGCTCCTTCCCGCGCGGCCCTTCCAGGGCCTCCTCCAGGCCGTAATGGGCCAGGCGATTGCGGTAATAGTACAACAGCTTCATATTGCCCGTGTGGATCCCCATTGTCCCTTCCTTGAGCGCGTCCCCTTCGTGGAAGGAGGCGAAATGCTCCAGGGCCTTCGCCAGCACATCGGCGGGCCCGGCCTGGTCCAGATCCGGGGCCAGCGCGATGCCGCCCTGATCGCGGAGCCGGCGCAAGCGTTCCAGCAAGACTCCCAGGTCCACCAGCAATTCGGCGCGGGGCACCGCATGTTCGGGCCCGGACGTGCGCAGGGCGCGGTAGAGATCGTATTGCGGATGCCGGTGGCGCATGGCCGCGAAGGCCGCGAAGGCGGCCGCATGGGTGCTCATGGCCACGTTGTTGCGCCGGAAGGAATCCAGGATGGCGCGTCCCAACTCGCGGGTGTATTCCTGATCCCGTTGCGGATCATGCTCGGGCTTGCCGTCCACTTCGACGTACTTGCGGCGATCGACCGGGCGCCCATGGGCGTCCCGGCTCACCCCGTCCAGGTCCACGCGGTTCCCGAACAAATCCAGCGGCTCGCCGAATTGCATGTGGATGCGGGAATCCAGATGTTGCAGATCGCGCCAGAAGCGCAGCACGCGCATGGGGCGGCTGTAATCGCTGCGGATGCGGATATAGCGGCTCTTTCCCGTTTCCTGCAAATGCTCTTCGATGAGCGAACGGGCTTCCATCACCAAGGCGCTGGAAAGGGCGCAGGGTACGACGAAAAGGTCCGGGTTCGGCTTCTGCTCCTGGAGGTTGGAGATGTAGACGTTCACTCCGCATCCCAGCAGACCCAACTTCAACTTGCGTTCCACTTCGCCGCTGCGGCTGCGCGTGCCCCCGGGAAAGAACAGGTTATGCTGGCCCAGTTCCATGGAAAGGGTGGCGTAATGCTTGAGGGCCGTCTTGTACACGCCGTTCTTCTTGCGCCGATCCACCTTGTAGGCGCCCAGGTTGTTCAGGAAAAAGGATACGAGCGGGTTGCCGAATAAATTGAGGCCGGCCCCATAGGTAAACGGCGGCAGCCGTTTCTGGTACAACCCCAGGCCGATCAACACGCTGTCCAAGTTGCTTACGTGGGTGGGGGTCATGATCAGGGTGGCCTTATCCGACAATGCGCGGATATGATCGATGGGCCCGCTGATGACCAAGTTCTCCTCGAGGCTGAGCCTTTTCCCCACGTACCCGAGGAAGGAGGCCGGGGAGAAACGGGACAGGAGGGCCTTAAGGCCCCAGGGGAGCACCTTGGCCGCGAATTTGTGGAGCACGGGGTTGAAGTACCCCATGATCTCGTCCACGTACATGGCGGCGATGGACTCGAGGATCTTTTCCCGCCCGGCATCGTCCACGCGATGGAATTGGGACGCTACGTTGCCCCAGAAGCGGGCTTGGCGCTTGTCGTCCTTGCCCCACTTACCGGAGCGTAAGCGCTCTTGCTCCTGGTAGACGGCATCGTTGATGAGGATTTCCAGGTTCAGATCCTTGGAGATACGGCACAACTCTTTATGGTCCTCTACCGTCCGCCTTATGACTTCGCTGCGGACGTATTCGAGCTGTTCGCGGGTAAGGCGCAGCCCTACGTCCGAGGGCATGCCGGCCCTGGGGGATTGCGAAGCGCCGGGCGGCGCGGCGCCGGGCAGGTTCGGGACAAGGACTCCGGGTTCGCTCATGCTCGCCAGCCTTACCGGAAAAGGGGTTCCAAGCCGGTGGCCGAGAGTTCGTCCAGGCGGCGGACGACGCGATGGGCTTTGGACAGCACGCCCGCGCCATGGGTGGAGGCGACCCCGATGGCCCGCATGCCTCCGGCCAAGGCGGCCTCGATTCCCATGGGCGCATCCTCGAAGACCAGGCAGCGCGCCGGAGGAACGCCGATACGGGCGGCGGCCAGAAGGAAAACCTCGGGATCCGGTTTGCCGCGCCGGACGTCTTCCGCCGACACGATCAAGTCGCAAGGTTCCTGGCGGGTGAAATAGCCCGCCATGCCCAGGATCTCCAAGGAAGCGGTGATGTTCAGGCGATGCGTGGAAGATCCTATCACGCGCGGAATCCCGGCTGCGGCCAAGCCGTCCAGGAAAGGCCTCACTCCGGGCAGGGGTTCGATCCCCCATTCCCTGATGATCTCGCGGTAGAGCACCTCTTTGCGCAGGGACAGGCGCCGGATTTCCGCTTCGTCATGGGTCCAGCCGAGGATGCCCGGGATGATGGCTTCGTTCTTCATCCCGAAGCCTTTGAGGAAGTGGCCTGCAGGAAGTTCGCGGCCTTCTTCGCGCGCCAAGCGGTTCCAGCTTTCCTCATGGTGGCGCGAGGAGTCGATGACCACACCGTCCCAATCGAAAATGGCGCCCAGCATGGATCGTTAATCCTATTAAAATGCAGCATATCCTCCAATCTTCGCCAAGCCCGCTGTTTGGACGCGCCGCGGGCCGGGAAGGTGAACGGGCGTTATCTTCTCGGCGGGAGCGATCTATCTTTCCGGCCCCGATGCGATTCCCTTCCGCGCTGATCCCGTGCACGTTACTGCGGCGTTACAAGCGCTTCCTGGCGGACGTGCGTTTCGATTCCGGGGAAGAAGCCGTGGTTCATTGCCCCAATCCGGGCAGTATGCGGGGCTGCGCCGGTCCCGGATGGCGCGCCCTGGTCAGCGATAGCGGGAATCCCGGCCGCAAGTTGCGGCATACCTTGGAGATGGTCCACAACGGCAGTTGCTGGATCGGGGTGAATCCGGCCTTGGCCAATGCCATCGCCGCCGAGGGCATCCGCGCGGGGTTGGTTTCCGATCTGGCAGGCTATACGGCGGTGCGCCGGGAAGCGGCTTGGGGCGAAGGAACCCGATTCGACTTCCTCCTCTCGGGCGGGATGGGCGAATGCTATGTGGAAGTCAAGAGCGTCACGCTCGTGACGGAAGACGGCTTCAGCGCCTTCCCCGATGCCGTTACCCTCCGAGGCGCGCGGCATGTCCGCGAGTTGCTCGCCGCGCGGGCCGCCGGGCATCGCGCCGTGCTTTTATTCGTGGTGCAACGCGGGGATGGCCTTAAGGGCTTCCGGGCCGCCGGGGAAATCGATCCCGTATATGCCGAGGTCTTGCGCCAAGCCCATGCCGCCGGCTTGGAGGTCTACGCCCATCTCGCCGATGTCCGTCCCGAGGCCATCACTTTGAGCGCCGATCGGCTTCGTCTCGAGCTATAGCGCCTCGGTAAATCCGGAGAAAGCTACCGGCAACTTAGCGCTCCAGCCACATTCGGCGAATTGACGATTAACGGACCGACCCAAATACCTCGAAAGTTACCGCCATGCCAGCCGGGGACGTCTATGCGTCGCGCGGCTCCCAATAGTGGGGACGGAATATCCCCATTAGTCGGGCTAATCTCTGGTCAATCGGGAAAACCGCGTGGTAAGATCGCATTAGCCATCCTTGGCGGCGCGCGCGAACGGAGTCGGATATGTTGGCGAAAGCGGAAATCCCTTATGATCGGAAGGCCCTGGAGCGTTTGGAGCGCGTCGGGGGCGTGGCCTTGATGGGGAAGGTCATCGACCAATTCCTCGAGAAGGTACCCCAGCGCATGGACGACGCCTGCGATCGCGGGCGCGCGGGCGACCTGGGCGCCCTAGGCCGCGCGGTGGAATCCATCGCCACTTCCGCTTGGAACGTAGGCGCCAACGAGGTGGGCGAGATGGCCGGGCGCATCAACAAGCTGGCCGCGGCCGGCGCCAAGGACGTGGTATTGCCCCTGTTATGCCAGCTCGACGACATGCTGGTGCACGTGAACGCCTGGTTGCAAAAGGAAAAGACCGCTTCGGGGCGCCGCCAGGGTTGATCCCCGGCCGGCCCCACCCGCCATGGAAGATCTCAAGAAGTGGTACCGGGCCGGACTAGCCACGCGCGTCGAGGCGCTTAAATCCGCCCGCCGCGAACTGGACTCCGATGGCGATTCCATGGCCTCGGTCCGCCGCATCGCCCACACCTTGCGGGGCTCGGGCGCCACCTACGGTTTCCCGGAAATCACCGAATCCGCCGCCGCCCTCGAGGACGCTTCTCCCGAGGTCTTCGTCGATGCGCTGGAAAAGCTGCTGGAAACGATTCTCGGCGTCTGCTCGGCCTCCGACGCGGAGGACAAGGCAGGCATCCTCCTCATCGACGATGATCCGTGCATCACCGATCTGCTGCGTACCGTGCTGGACGCCTCCAACCGGGAAGTCCATGTGGCGGCTACGGCCAAGGAAGCCGAAGCTGTGCTGGAAGAAAAGCGCGTTTCCCTGATCCTATTGGATTTGATCCTCCCGGATACGGACGGCCGTAATTTCCTGGTGCGGCTCAAGGAACGTCCCGCCACCGCCAACGTGCCGGTCATCGTGCTTTCGGCCAAGATGGGCGCCCAGCCCAAGACGGAATGCTTCGCCCTGGGAGCGGATGCGTACTACGAAAAACCCTTCGAGGTGGAGACCATCTGCGCGGCCGTCTCCGCCTGGTTGTACCGCACCGAAGGCAATCTGCGCGAGTCGCGCCGTGACCATCTGACCGGGCTTCCCAACCGCGCCGCCTTCCGCGAGGCTTATGCCCGCAACCTTTCCCTGGCCGGCCGGCGCGGCGAAGCCGTTTCGGCGGCGATCCTGGATCTGGATCGCTTTAAGCTGATCAACGATACCTACGGCCACGCCGCCGGGGATGAAGTCCTGCGGCGGGCGTCGTCCGTGCTGACCGGGGCCCTCCGCAAGTCGGATTTGCTCGCGCGCTGGGGCGGGGAAGAGTTCGTCGCCCTGTTCCCCAACACCGCCCTGGAAGGCGCCGGCATGGCGATCCGTAAGGCCTTGGAGGCGCTCTCGGGCCAGGAATTCCAGGCTCCCGGGGGCCGTACCTTCCATGTTACCTTCTCGGCGGGAGTCACCGACGTCTCGCCCGCCTGGTCGGTCGAGGAAGCCGTCGCCGAGGCCGATCGCTACCTTTACCTCGCCAAGGCCCAAGGACGCAATTGCGTGCTGACCGCCAAGGATAAACCGATGCTCGCGCCGCGCTCAATCCTGCTGGCAGTGGCCGACGACATGATTTCGGGCATCATCAAGGCGCGCCTAAGCCGCGAGGGCTTCGGCATCAAACACGTAACCGATGCGCAAACGGCCCTGGAGGCGATCCGCACCGAGTCCTTCGGCATGTGCATCCTGGACGCCGGCTTGGCCGGCCCCGCCGGCGCGCCTCTGATTTCGGTCTTGCGCGCCGAACGCCCCGCTCGGCTTCCCATCCTCCTGCTTACCTCCTTGGGTAAGGAGAAGGAGGTGGCCCGTGGCTTCCAACTCGGCGCCGAGGACTATCTGGTGACGCCCTTCTCGCCTTTGGAACTGGTGGCCCGCGTCCGCAACGTCCTGCGCAAAGCCTAGGCTTTCCGCCCGGCAACCGTCCCATACCCCAGGGTTGCAGCCCCGGCCTTCCCGGCGCTAAAATGGATCCATGCGCACGACTCCCAAATGCATCGATGCCGAGGTGCTCGCCCGCATCAAGCGCCAGCGGTCAGAGGCCTTCCTGGCGGGATTGATCGAACTCTTCCTGGAAGAGGGACCGGCTCGCCTGCTGGAAGCCTGGGACGGCGGTAAAAGCCGGGATTGGCGCCGCGCCGGGATGGCGACGCATATCTTGCGTTGCCTGGCCGATAACATCGGCGCGCTGGCGGTGCGGGATCTGGCCTGGAAGGCCGAGCTGGCCTGCGTCGGCAATCCCGAAAGGGATCCTGTCCTCTCCCTCCTCCTGTTCGATTTGGAGATCGCCTTCGCGGAGACCCGGTCTTGCCTGGCCTCGGCGCGATCCGCCCCGTCCGGCCCGGCCTAATCCCGTCCCCGTAACACGCAAGCTACCTGCACGCGCGGGCCTTCCCTTCGCGTCAACTTCCCCGACAGGTCGTCTATTAACCGGGACACAGGCTCCCGCCCGCGCCTTCCATTCCTTTGGCGCAATTTCCGGAGATGGGGTATATTGGAAATATCGGGGTCCAAAGCCCCGAAAATCTCCAAGACGCCGGCCTGGTAAGACTTTCGCCAGGGCGGATAATCGGGAACCATCGTTTTTAGAGGAAGGCGGGCTGCGTCGGGGGGCGGGGCTCCCGGAGGTTGATATGAATCCGCGAATGATTGGGCATGCAGGGAGCCGTAATTCTTCCTTGATAAGAACCGGCCTAGGTTTAGCCGCCCTCTGTTTGGGCACCGCCTGCCAATACGAATCCCACCGTTCCGTCGCGATCGCCCCGTCGCCGGAAGCCCCGAAGATCGCCTGCGATACCTTGTCCGGCCGCGTCAAAGCGGGGGAAAGCTTTAATACCATCGTGCGCGGTATGGCCCTGCCCGCGGGGGAAGCCCAACTGCTCTGCGCCGGCATCAAGAGCAATTTCCGCTTCAAGCTGTATGCCGGCCAGGCGTATCGGTTGATTCGCCGCCTCGGCCCCCAAGGACCGCAACTGGACGCCTTCTTGCTCGAGGATCGCTATTCCAACCGCCAGCACGTTCTGCGTCGCCCCGAAACGGCCCCTGCCATGGCTGCCGCCACTGCGCCTGCCCTGCCCCTGGCCGCGCAGACCGCATCCAACGCTGCGTCCTCCGCCGCCACTCCTGCTTCCGCTGCAAATGCTCCGGACGCTGCGGACCCAGAAGCGCGTTTGGACTACTCGGTTTCCGACATTCCGGTGCACCTCGATACGGTGGCCGTGAATGGCGCCTTGAGCAATAACCTTTATGATGCGTTCGTCTCCCTGGGGGAGACCGGCGCGCTGATCCAGCAGGTGACGAAGATCTTCGCTTGGGACATCGACTTCTTCAAGGATCCGCGCGTTGGCGACGCTTTCAGCCTGTTGGTGGAGAAGAAATTCGGCGAGGACGGTTCCTTCCGCGGCTATGGCAAGGTGTTGTCCGCGAAGTACGTGAACCGGGGCCACGAATATTACGGCATCCTCTATCGCGACGCGTATTACGACCAAGACGGGCGCAGCCTCGAGAAAATGCTCATGAAGGCGCCCTTGAATTACGTGCGCGTCAGTTCGCCCTTCGCGAGCGCGCGCCTGCATCCCGTGCTCGGCATAACCCGCCCGCACTGGGGCATCGACTACGCGGGCCCGCTCAACACCAAGATTTTCGCCGCCGGCGACGGCACGATCGAATACTCCAAGTGGGTGAGCGGCTACGGGAATACCGTGAAGATCCGGCACAACGGCGTCTATAACACTTATTATGGTCACCTCAACGGATTCGCCCCCGGCATGCGCGCGGGACGGCGCGTGCGCCAGGGAGAGGTCATCGCGTTCATGGGCCGCACGGGCTTGGCCACCGGGGTTCATCTGGATTACCGGGTGGAGTACCAGGGACGTTACATCAATCCCGCCACCCTCAAGATGGAGGCGAAAGCCGGGGTGGACAAAGGCGAATGGCAAACCTTCGCCGCTTACCGGGACGTATTGCTGGCCCGCATGGCTAATCCCGCCTTCCGGAACTTCGCCGCCGCCCCCCGTCCCTCCAATCCCGCGGTCAAAACCTTTTGATCCTTTCCGCCCGGTAGTTCCCAGGCGGGAACCCGCATCCCTTTTCCGCTTGCCACCCTCGCCGCGATTGGCTCTATTTGCGCGAGGAGGATCATAAATGCCAGCCGCCAAGCCCCCCAAAAAGACCGCCACGGCGCGCGCCGTACCGGCGAAAGGTGCCTTAAGCGGCGCCACCCACGGGCCTCAGCCCGGTGATAAAGCTCCCGCATTCAAGCTCGCGGATGAGAACGGCAAGACCGTTTCCTTGGCCGATTTCAAGGGCAAGCAGGTGGTGCTGTATTTCTATCCCAAGGACTCCACCCCGGGATGCACCACCGAAGCCTGCGACTTCCGCGACAACCTGAATCGCATCGCCAAGACGGGAGCGGTCGTGCTCGGCGTCAGCGCGGATTCGGCCGAATCCCACCGGAAGTTCAAGGAAAAGCAGGGACTTAATTTCCCCCTCTTGAGCGATCCCGACCGTAAGGCCATCGAAGCCTACGGGGTCTGGCAGGAGAAGTCCCTCTACGGACGGGCCGGGCACGTAGATGAGGTCCTGGCGGCCTTGAAATAAATCGGGCCAAAACGGAAAGGGAGCAGGTCAAGACCTGCTCCCTTTTTTTTGCGCCCGGCGTTACGGGTTTAATTAAATCGCGAAACCAAGCTGCACGGCCCAGTACCAATTCTTGGGATGCTGCATGATGGTTTGGTCGTAATAGTGGCCGAAGAAATCCACGAGACGCATATGATCCCGGGCCGCTTGGGCGGTAATGGAGAAACCGTTGATGATTTTTTTCTGGGCGTAGATGGTCCATTTCAGATTATCCGAGGCGCCATTGATTCCCGCATCGGTTTTGGGAACGGGCGCGAGTTCCTGTAGTGCTTCATAGGAATTATCCGGTAGGGGGTTCCGGCAAAATTCGGTTTCTACGGAAAGCAAATCCAATAATCTTCCCGTCGGAATGTTCAGGCCATACATGTAGGCGATGCGGTCTTTGAGGTTTTCGTAATTCCCGGGATAGTTCTTTAATCCCATGGCGATGACTTCGGCGTAAACGCGGAATTGCTTATCGGTCAGGAAAGAATTGGGAATGATATCCGTAATCAGGTTCCCCAAATCCAACGAGGCCCTTCCCATGGCTTTTTGCCCGACGAAGGTGTAGTGCCCGGATTTGACGATCAGGGCGGAATCCGCGGCCGAAACCGTACCGCCGTTATTTATAACCCTTCCATCGCTAAGGACGGAATAATTGGAGACTCCCGAGGGATTGAAGTTTCCCCGGGCAAGGGCCGTCGCGTCGTAGAAATTATCGAATTGATACCCGCCACCGATGGTGAACACGTTCTTGATGGAATAGGAAACGATATCGGTCAGGCTCAAGGCTCCGCTGGGGGCCTGATCGGTTTTAACGGTGGTCATCAAATCATTTTTCAATCCGGCGATTTTCGTATTCAGATCCACGCCGTCCAGCTGTACTCCCGCGGAATTCAATGCGACCAATCCGCCCGTATAGATAATCGTGGGGTAGGAATAGGTCCGGAACATGTAT
The genomic region above belongs to Fibrobacterota bacterium and contains:
- a CDS encoding DUF4139 domain-containing protein → MVNPIPLALLLAVAPLAADSNAAKSALAPRLASERKAVDLTVYNGGQALIREERSISLAKGENRVQVPDIPATIDATSLHFASLTDPASVRVLEQNYQYDLVSQAKLLEKYLGKTVEFMREDPATRRETPVAGRILATGNPDAGGTGRPHPGMVAEINGKIELDPAGRLSLPALPEGLILKPQLEWLIHSGREGEQKAEISYLAGGLSWTCDYVALLSQRDDKLDLTGWVTLSNQSGTAFRDAGLKLVAGDIHQVEPQANNGYAAPRAMMKAAAAEAPQFDQKDFFEYKVYSLQRRTDLGGAETKQIELVSAVNATARKMLIYDGLDQSWRYWLNNAGYRGQQTFGEQANPKVGVYVGFRNDEKSGLGIPLPKGKIRVYKKDDEGKEQFVGEDLLDHTPKDEEVRLYLGNAFDVVGQRAQIDFKNLAFNRGAEETVQIKVRNHKKEAAEVMIYEHPWRWNEWSILKSDSPYEKVDQSTIRFPVKIAPDKEKVVTYTIRYSW
- a CDS encoding YbhB/YbcL family Raf kinase inhibitor-like protein, which codes for MQLYSPAFLENGYIPDKYTCDGENISPPLHIKGVSPKALSLVLIVQDPDALTGEWVHWTVWNMNAATRVISENSVPDGSVEGDTDYELPAWAGPCPRWGVHRYQFRLYALDVKLDLGSRANRAQLDKAMQGHILDRADLVGLYGRDPIRAASDNWIERKVSN
- a CDS encoding glycosyltransferase, which gives rise to MASRSLLILSVSAGAGHVRAAEAIRARAAEAYPDVQATHIDLMEWVPSVFRKVYAESFLYVVEKHPEIWGYLYGRSDKPPREYSKTEALRKALERLNTVRFMKLLKDLNPDHVVCTHFLPAQLLSRKIRKGVFKLPVWVAVTDFDVHRLWIHEHMAGYFAASEEVAYRMADKGVDPGIIQVTGIPIMPAFADPASGASIGGAVPSSRTTLSARTAPSSGMAPLDKAECARSLGLDPSRPVLALMAGGAGVGAGTGGGGLEATAARLLALPGDFQLVALAGRNEKLLSDLKVLAQAHPGRFFPMGFTRTIERLMKAADIAITKPGGLTASECLAMGLPMILVNPIPGQEERNADYLLENGAALKAYDGAGLEYRVRALLSDPARLAALGAKARALGKPGAAAAILDRVLGAPNGFTTADARPLPVEKPWRPAPAKTAQRM
- a CDS encoding NAD(P)H-dependent glycerol-3-phosphate dehydrogenase, with the protein product MSAPETVGIVGGGSFGSALADMIGTKGHPVLHWHRTAEGAERFNATRENAKYLPGMKLSVNVTATADIAEVAHAARLIIVSVPSMHFRSVARRLGDYVDGSQILVSTTKGIEADSFKLMTEVLREETCCLKIGALSGPNLAKEIAAKMPSGTVIASRYEEVVRKTQEVLSGPYFRVYSNNDVYGVELGGVLKNAYAIATGLVASLKMGDNTIGMLITRALAEMSRFADKMGSNPLTFLGLAGVGDLVTTCTSPLSRNYRVGMMLGQGKTLEEAVAEIGEVAEGVNTVRIVREKAAQLGIRMHILEGLHALLFEGIGLPAVLKQLMNVPQMEDVEFAYRAERGAPTVPT
- a CDS encoding 1-acyl-sn-glycerol-3-phosphate acyltransferase; this encodes MSEPGVLVPNLPGAAPPGASQSPRAGMPSDVGLRLTREQLEYVRSEVIRRTVEDHKELCRISKDLNLEILINDAVYQEQERLRSGKWGKDDKRQARFWGNVASQFHRVDDAGREKILESIAAMYVDEIMGYFNPVLHKFAAKVLPWGLKALLSRFSPASFLGYVGKRLSLEENLVISGPIDHIRALSDKATLIMTPTHVSNLDSVLIGLGLYQKRLPPFTYGAGLNLFGNPLVSFFLNNLGAYKVDRRKKNGVYKTALKHYATLSMELGQHNLFFPGGTRSRSGEVERKLKLGLLGCGVNVYISNLQEQKPNPDLFVVPCALSSALVMEARSLIEEHLQETGKSRYIRIRSDYSRPMRVLRFWRDLQHLDSRIHMQFGEPLDLFGNRVDLDGVSRDAHGRPVDRRKYVEVDGKPEHDPQRDQEYTRELGRAILDSFRRNNVAMSTHAAAFAAFAAMRHRHPQYDLYRALRTSGPEHAVPRAELLVDLGVLLERLRRLRDQGGIALAPDLDQAGPADVLAKALEHFASFHEGDALKEGTMGIHTGNMKLLYYYRNRLAHYGLEEALEGPRGKEQA
- a CDS encoding HAD family phosphatase; this encodes MLGAIFDWDGVVIDSSRHHEESWNRLAREEGRELPAGHFLKGFGMKNEAIIPGILGWTHDEAEIRRLSLRKEVLYREIIREWGIEPLPGVRPFLDGLAAAGIPRVIGSSTHRLNITASLEILGMAGYFTRQEPCDLIVSAEDVRRGKPDPEVFLLAAARIGVPPARCLVFEDAPMGIEAALAGGMRAIGVASTHGAGVLSKAHRVVRRLDELSATGLEPLFR